From the Nocardiopsis changdeensis genome, one window contains:
- a CDS encoding DUF6879 family protein, translated as MSDLVSGEAFDDLFRRYRHTAWRLETRTYYGKLDEDRPFQEWLTGKEPDLEWFVPWLRMVREETAAGKRMERVRLVDDPPSDYLRWELWGTPYNLGAGEDIRYLNRSHPIVEELPDHDFWVFDSRTVARLAFDGDRFLGVHLSEEPSEVLAALQARDAAWHHALTFTEYMATRAL; from the coding sequence GTGTCCGACCTGGTGTCCGGAGAAGCCTTCGACGACCTCTTCCGGCGGTACAGACACACCGCCTGGAGACTGGAGACCCGCACCTACTACGGCAAACTCGACGAGGACCGGCCCTTTCAGGAATGGCTGACCGGCAAGGAACCCGACCTGGAATGGTTCGTCCCGTGGCTGCGCATGGTGCGGGAGGAGACCGCCGCCGGCAAACGCATGGAGCGGGTCCGGCTCGTTGACGACCCGCCTTCGGACTACCTGCGCTGGGAGCTGTGGGGCACCCCCTACAACCTCGGTGCGGGTGAGGACATCCGTTATCTGAACCGCTCCCACCCGATCGTCGAGGAACTGCCCGACCACGACTTCTGGGTCTTCGACAGCCGGACCGTCGCCCGACTGGCCTTCGACGGCGACCGGTTCCTGGGCGTGCACCTCAGTGAGGAGCCATCCGAGGTCCTGGCCGCCCTCCAGGCGCGTGATGCCGCCTGGCACCACGCCCTGACCTTCACGGAGTACATGGCCACCCGCGCCCTATGA
- a CDS encoding TOMM precursor leader peptide-binding protein, whose protein sequence is MLAPYVRVGFQDGVLFLGFGSIRRPVHDPVLWEPLLRLADHFRVPRTRAEARSFLDGHCEGDTLRAETVMRLLEDGVHLIPAHTYDPADRYSRHALFYELSGADAVQVQLRLARARVVLLGCGGIGGLVAVTLATAGVGELVLVDADHVELSNLTRQFLFTEADIGLPKAEVLARELRRRNRHCRTRPVVREVRDREDLESLPSCDLLVVSADSPGLTSTVNAHCVRDGTPWLNACYVNDIAVWGPLVVPGTTGCWDCRPLTVRAPEGEPELARLMAGINGRYQAPSNGPVNMLASSLAALDVFRYLGGFGVPASLDRRVGVWSHDLSLDEQDTDRDPACPTCADAVPVREGVR, encoded by the coding sequence GTGTTGGCCCCTTACGTCCGTGTCGGTTTCCAGGACGGGGTGCTGTTCCTCGGATTCGGGTCGATACGCCGGCCCGTGCACGATCCGGTGCTGTGGGAACCCCTGCTACGGCTGGCCGACCACTTCCGCGTACCCCGCACCCGGGCCGAGGCCCGCTCCTTCCTGGACGGCCACTGTGAAGGGGACACCCTCCGGGCCGAGACCGTGATGCGGCTGCTCGAAGACGGTGTCCACCTGATCCCCGCGCACACCTACGACCCGGCCGACCGCTACAGCCGCCACGCCCTGTTCTACGAGCTCTCCGGGGCCGACGCGGTGCAGGTCCAGCTCCGACTGGCACGGGCCCGGGTGGTGCTACTGGGGTGCGGGGGCATCGGCGGCCTGGTGGCGGTCACCCTGGCCACCGCCGGGGTCGGGGAGTTGGTGCTGGTGGACGCCGACCACGTGGAGCTGAGCAACCTGACCCGGCAGTTCCTGTTCACCGAGGCCGACATCGGACTGCCCAAGGCGGAGGTGCTCGCCAGGGAACTGCGGCGGCGCAACCGCCACTGCCGGACGCGGCCGGTGGTCCGCGAGGTCCGGGACCGGGAGGATCTGGAGAGCCTGCCCTCCTGCGACCTGCTCGTGGTCTCGGCGGACTCCCCCGGGCTGACGAGCACGGTCAACGCCCACTGCGTCCGGGACGGAACACCCTGGCTGAACGCCTGCTACGTCAACGACATCGCGGTGTGGGGCCCGCTGGTGGTACCGGGGACGACCGGCTGCTGGGACTGCCGGCCCCTCACCGTCCGCGCCCCGGAGGGGGAACCAGAGCTGGCCCGGCTCATGGCCGGGATCAACGGCCGCTACCAGGCGCCCTCCAACGGTCCCGTGAACATGCTCGCCTCGTCCCTGGCCGCCCTGGACGTGTTCCGGTACCTGGGCGGCTTCGGCGTTCCGGCGTCGTTGGACCGGCGGGTGGGCGTGTGGTCGCACGACCTGTCGCTCGACGAACAGGATACGGACCGCGACCCGGCCTGCCCAACCTGCGCCGATGCCGTTCCGGTCCGTGAGGGGGTCCGATGA
- a CDS encoding HIT family protein, whose protein sequence is MSADRDAGCVFCRIVTGQAPAHRIWEDTDHLAFLSIFPNTEGFSVVVPKAHKSSYVVDLEEGEYTALHLAAREVARLLDTAFADVARTGIMYEGYGVDHAHAKLFPMHGTAGNAGEGWRAVASTATGYFDRYQGYLSSHDHERADDEWLAEVAERIRRAAE, encoded by the coding sequence ATGAGCGCCGACCGCGACGCCGGGTGCGTCTTCTGCCGGATCGTGACCGGGCAGGCCCCGGCCCACCGGATCTGGGAGGACACCGACCACCTGGCGTTCCTGTCGATCTTCCCCAACACCGAGGGGTTCTCGGTGGTGGTCCCCAAAGCCCACAAGAGCAGCTACGTGGTGGACCTGGAGGAGGGGGAGTACACCGCGCTGCACCTGGCGGCCCGCGAGGTGGCGCGGCTGTTGGATACGGCCTTCGCCGATGTGGCACGCACCGGGATCATGTACGAGGGGTACGGGGTGGACCACGCCCACGCCAAGCTCTTCCCCATGCACGGCACGGCGGGCAACGCGGGCGAGGGGTGGCGGGCCGTGGCATCGACGGCCACCGGCTACTTCGACCGCTACCAGGGGTACCTGTCCTCGCACGACCACGAGAGGGCCGACGACGAGTGGCTGGCCGAGGTCGCCGAACGGATCAGACGCGCCGCGGAGTGA
- a CDS encoding dihydrofolate reductase family protein — protein MHDVICSMGVSLDGYIAGPDGGFNWSAPDRDVFALATDEVRRTGAYLLGRRLYETMLYWETADQHPEHDHPTREFAEIWRALPKVVFSTTLSEVEGNTRLASGGLAQEVERLRAEPGEGDIAVGGAALAAEAAALGLVDEYRLRVYPVLVGGGTPFFPRAERRVDLDLVESRPVGSSGVAYLRYRVTR, from the coding sequence ATGCACGACGTGATCTGTTCGATGGGCGTTTCGCTGGACGGCTACATCGCCGGGCCCGACGGCGGTTTCAACTGGTCGGCGCCCGACCGGGACGTCTTCGCCCTGGCCACCGACGAGGTGCGCCGGACCGGTGCCTACCTGCTGGGGCGGCGGCTGTACGAGACGATGCTCTACTGGGAGACGGCCGACCAGCACCCGGAACACGACCACCCCACGCGTGAGTTCGCCGAGATCTGGCGGGCGCTGCCCAAGGTGGTCTTCTCCACCACGCTCTCCGAAGTAGAGGGCAACACCCGCCTGGCCTCCGGCGGCCTGGCGCAGGAGGTCGAGCGGCTGCGGGCCGAGCCGGGGGAGGGCGACATCGCGGTCGGCGGCGCCGCCCTGGCCGCCGAGGCGGCCGCGCTGGGCCTGGTCGACGAGTACCGGCTCCGGGTGTACCCGGTGCTGGTCGGCGGCGGCACCCCGTTCTTCCCCCGGGCCGAACGCCGTGTGGACCTCGACCTCGTCGAGTCCCGCCCCGTCGGGTCCTCCGGGGTGGCCTACCTCCGCTACCGCGTGACCCGCTGA
- a CDS encoding RNA polymerase sigma factor — MTSSARTRSAPTDGTAPLAADRAALTDLLARGRAQGHLSLAELRTAFSAAGVSAGDGRAILRELTDHGVRLANGGDHSAPVAEPDAEDDVLENTLIATVPDTDEAPKAASGKVAPRKGPSPRRKTRTTRRTKKTEDTSQATIDPETGEADLDDQSPAMGDSVHTYLKAIGRRQLLTAEQEVELAKRVEAGLYAEYRLGLHGEVDTSVPMSEAERDELEWIAEDGRKAKSHMLEANLRLVVSVAKKYSDRGMSLLDVVQEGNLGLIRAVEKFDYTKGFKFSTYAMWWIRQAIQRGFADSARTIRLPVHVLELLSKVSRLERDMHQALGREPTPEELALELDKTPAQIEELLRVTRQPISLDSTIGEDGETRIGDLIEDVDASEASEVVDRQLMADQLRNALSDLEPREATIMSLRFGLMDGRPRTLDEIGKHLGLTRERIRQLEKQSLSKLRHPSRAQQLLDFAS; from the coding sequence ATGACGAGCTCCGCCCGGACCCGTTCGGCGCCCACCGACGGCACCGCTCCGCTCGCGGCGGACCGCGCGGCGCTGACCGATCTGCTCGCCCGCGGGCGCGCCCAGGGGCACCTGTCCCTCGCCGAGCTGCGCACCGCCTTCTCCGCGGCCGGAGTCTCCGCCGGCGACGGCCGTGCCATCCTGCGTGAACTCACCGACCACGGGGTCCGGCTCGCCAACGGGGGCGACCACTCCGCACCGGTGGCCGAACCCGACGCCGAGGACGACGTGCTGGAAAACACTCTCATCGCGACGGTGCCCGACACCGACGAGGCACCCAAGGCCGCATCCGGCAAGGTCGCACCGCGCAAGGGCCCCTCCCCCCGGAGGAAGACCCGCACCACGCGGCGCACCAAGAAGACCGAGGACACATCCCAGGCCACCATCGACCCGGAGACCGGCGAGGCCGACCTGGACGACCAGTCCCCCGCCATGGGCGACTCCGTCCACACCTACCTCAAGGCCATCGGCCGCCGGCAGCTGCTCACCGCCGAGCAGGAGGTCGAGCTGGCCAAGCGGGTCGAGGCGGGCCTGTACGCGGAGTACCGGCTGGGCCTGCACGGCGAGGTCGACACCTCCGTGCCGATGTCCGAGGCCGAGCGCGACGAGCTGGAGTGGATCGCCGAGGACGGCCGCAAGGCCAAGTCCCACATGCTGGAGGCCAACCTGCGCCTGGTGGTGTCGGTGGCCAAGAAGTACAGCGACCGGGGCATGTCGCTGCTGGACGTGGTCCAGGAGGGCAACCTCGGCCTGATCCGCGCGGTGGAGAAGTTCGACTACACCAAGGGCTTCAAGTTCTCCACCTACGCCATGTGGTGGATCCGCCAGGCGATCCAGCGCGGTTTCGCCGACTCGGCGCGCACCATCCGCCTGCCCGTCCACGTGCTGGAGCTGCTGAGCAAGGTCAGCCGCCTGGAGCGGGACATGCACCAGGCGCTGGGCCGCGAGCCCACCCCGGAGGAGCTGGCGCTGGAGCTGGACAAGACCCCGGCCCAGATCGAGGAGCTGCTGCGGGTCACCCGCCAGCCCATCAGCCTGGACTCCACCATCGGCGAGGACGGCGAGACCCGCATCGGCGACCTCATCGAGGACGTGGACGCCTCCGAGGCCTCCGAGGTGGTCGACCGCCAGCTCATGGCCGACCAGCTGCGCAACGCCCTGTCCGACCTGGAGCCGCGCGAGGCGACCATCATGTCGCTGCGCTTCGGCTTGATGGACGGCCGGCCGCGCACCCTGGACGAGATCGGCAAGCACCTGGGGCTGACCCGGGAGCGCATCCGGCAGCTGGAGAAGCAGTCGCTCTCCAAGCTGCGCCACCCGAGCCGCGCCCAGCAGCTGCTCGACTTCGCCAGCTAG
- a CDS encoding helix-turn-helix domain-containing protein, with product MTDYQTARASLGIRLRELREEAGLSGRELAARAEWHPSKVSRLERGNQTAAAADLRRWALLCGRQDAAGGLVAQLGSLETHYTGWRRRLAAGNRARQQNAVDLENRTRVLHAFESVCVPGLLQTQAYARAMIGRAVELYGTPADVEEGVRTRMERRAVLQDGEREVRILLWEPALYTRHASAQVQVEQLDHLASCIRRGLGGIGVIPLAATLPVSPMHGFWIYDEERVIVETVSAELYLTDDDAVRPYRRVFAALSRAAVSGHRALEPILRARAALTGTPA from the coding sequence ATGACCGACTACCAGACCGCCCGCGCCTCCCTCGGTATCCGCCTGCGCGAACTCCGGGAGGAGGCCGGGCTGTCCGGCCGCGAGCTGGCCGCGCGCGCCGAGTGGCACCCGTCCAAGGTGTCCCGCCTCGAACGCGGGAACCAGACCGCGGCCGCGGCCGACCTGCGCCGCTGGGCCCTGCTGTGCGGACGCCAGGACGCGGCCGGGGGGCTGGTGGCCCAGCTCGGCTCGCTGGAGACCCACTACACCGGCTGGCGGCGCCGCCTCGCCGCCGGCAACCGGGCCCGCCAGCAGAACGCCGTCGACCTGGAGAACCGCACCCGCGTCCTGCACGCCTTCGAGTCGGTGTGCGTCCCGGGGCTGTTGCAGACCCAGGCCTACGCCCGCGCCATGATCGGCCGGGCCGTCGAACTCTACGGCACCCCGGCCGACGTCGAGGAGGGCGTGCGCACACGCATGGAGCGCCGCGCCGTCCTCCAGGACGGGGAAAGGGAGGTACGGATCCTGCTGTGGGAGCCGGCCCTGTACACCCGGCACGCCTCCGCACAGGTCCAGGTGGAGCAGCTCGACCACCTGGCCTCCTGCATCCGCCGGGGGCTCGGCGGAATCGGCGTCATACCCCTGGCGGCCACCCTGCCGGTCTCCCCCATGCACGGGTTCTGGATCTACGACGAAGAACGGGTGATCGTGGAGACCGTCAGCGCGGAGCTGTACCTGACCGACGACGACGCGGTCCGGCCGTACCGGCGCGTGTTCGCCGCCCTGTCCCGCGCCGCGGTCAGCGGACACCGGGCCCTGGAACCCATTCTCCGGGCCCGTGCCGCCCTCACCGGAACGCCGGCCTGA
- the menB gene encoding 1,4-dihydroxy-2-naphthoyl-CoA synthase, producing MSSVIDWQRSGEYSDIIYETAEGIAKITINRPERHNAFRPQTLFELQQAFNIARDDSEVGVIIFTGAGDQAFCSGGDQKIRGDDGYIGDDAVARQGIGRLNVLDLQVQIRRLPKPVIAMVAGWSIGGGNVLQVCCDLTIAADNAKFGQTGPRVGSFDGGYGSWLLAETVGLKKAREIWYLCRQYSAQEALDMGMINTVVPLADLEKETVSWARELLEKSPLALRMLKGAINAVSDGAAGMQQFAGDATMLYYMSEEAQEGRDAFKEKRRPEFDKFPRRP from the coding sequence GTGAGCAGCGTGATCGACTGGCAGCGGTCGGGCGAGTATTCCGACATCATCTACGAGACCGCGGAGGGCATCGCCAAGATCACGATCAACCGGCCCGAACGGCACAACGCGTTCCGGCCGCAGACCCTCTTCGAGCTGCAGCAGGCGTTCAACATCGCCCGCGACGACTCCGAGGTGGGCGTGATCATCTTCACCGGCGCGGGCGACCAGGCGTTCTGCTCCGGCGGCGACCAGAAGATCCGCGGCGACGACGGCTACATCGGCGACGACGCCGTGGCCCGCCAGGGCATCGGCCGCCTCAACGTCCTGGACCTCCAGGTGCAGATCCGCCGCCTGCCCAAGCCGGTCATCGCCATGGTCGCCGGCTGGTCCATCGGCGGCGGCAACGTGCTCCAGGTGTGCTGCGACCTCACCATCGCCGCCGACAACGCCAAGTTCGGCCAGACCGGCCCCAGGGTCGGCTCCTTCGACGGCGGCTACGGCTCCTGGCTGCTCGCCGAGACCGTCGGCCTGAAGAAGGCCCGCGAGATCTGGTACCTGTGCCGCCAGTACAGCGCCCAGGAGGCGCTGGACATGGGCATGATCAACACCGTGGTGCCGCTGGCCGACCTGGAGAAGGAGACCGTCTCCTGGGCCCGCGAGCTGCTGGAGAAGTCCCCGCTGGCGCTGCGCATGCTCAAGGGCGCCATCAACGCCGTCAGCGACGGCGCCGCCGGGATGCAGCAGTTCGCCGGCGACGCCACCATGCTCTACTACATGAGCGAGGAGGCCCAGGAGGGCCGGGACGCCTTCAAGGAGAAGCGCCGTCCGGAGTTCGACAAGTTCCCGCGCCGCCCGTGA
- the menD gene encoding 2-succinyl-5-enolpyruvyl-6-hydroxy-3-cyclohexene-1-carboxylic-acid synthase produces the protein MNPSTALARVLVDELARCGLAEAVVAPGSRSTPLALALVSHPGIRVHVRVDERSASFLALGLARASRRPVAVVCTSGTAAANFHPAVLEADESGVPLLVLTADRPPELRGTGANQTVDQIGLYGGAVRMFAEVGTPDPVPGMVAYWRSLVGRAWGAARGGRPGPVHLNVAFRDPLTPDGPGREWPEPLEGRAGGAPWISRPGPFAEPPAFVLPDVERGVIVCGDGDYDPVPFLALAELTGWPLLAEPTSNARRTGAVSAYRQLLASPAIAAGPAPDLVVSVGRPNLSRQTLAFLRRARRHVVVTAGSLGDPCAALPDGFADPARTATDVVAAVAAPPALTFDEPRRTDWSRLWLRAEAAARAALDAVLDEQETLTEPRLARDLVSHLAAGSLLFAGSSMPIRDLDATMRARCGVRLVGNRGVSGIDGTVSTAIGAALAHQAADPAAGAFALLGDLAVLHDQNGLIIGPGEPRPDLAIVVVNNDGGGIFSGLEQAGHPDFERVFGTPHGVTMERVAAMADVPYIHLEWATDLPKALLGEGVRIVEVRTDRAESAALRRRLQTAVDAALAEAL, from the coding sequence ATGAATCCGTCTACCGCCCTGGCGCGGGTCCTCGTCGACGAACTGGCCCGCTGCGGCCTGGCCGAGGCCGTGGTCGCGCCGGGGTCCCGCTCGACGCCGCTCGCGCTCGCCCTGGTCTCCCACCCCGGGATCCGGGTGCACGTGCGGGTGGACGAGCGGTCGGCGTCCTTCCTCGCGCTGGGACTGGCCCGGGCGTCGCGCCGCCCCGTGGCCGTGGTGTGCACCTCCGGGACCGCCGCCGCCAACTTCCACCCCGCGGTGCTGGAGGCCGACGAGAGCGGGGTGCCGCTGCTGGTGCTGACCGCCGACCGGCCGCCCGAGCTGCGCGGCACCGGCGCCAACCAGACCGTGGACCAGATCGGCCTGTACGGCGGTGCGGTGCGGATGTTCGCCGAGGTCGGCACGCCCGACCCGGTACCGGGGATGGTCGCCTACTGGCGCTCGCTGGTGGGGCGCGCCTGGGGCGCCGCCCGCGGCGGGCGGCCCGGTCCGGTGCACCTGAACGTGGCGTTCCGCGACCCGCTCACCCCCGACGGCCCCGGCCGGGAGTGGCCCGAGCCCCTGGAGGGGCGGGCCGGCGGGGCGCCGTGGATCTCGCGCCCGGGGCCGTTCGCCGAACCCCCGGCGTTCGTGCTGCCCGACGTGGAGCGCGGCGTGATCGTGTGCGGCGACGGCGACTACGACCCGGTGCCGTTCCTGGCGCTGGCCGAGCTCACCGGCTGGCCGCTGCTGGCCGAACCCACCTCCAACGCCCGCCGGACGGGCGCGGTCTCCGCCTACCGGCAGCTGCTGGCGTCCCCGGCGATCGCCGCGGGACCCGCCCCGGACCTGGTGGTGAGCGTGGGGCGGCCCAACCTGTCCCGGCAGACCCTGGCGTTCCTGCGCCGGGCCCGCCGCCACGTGGTGGTCACCGCGGGGTCCCTGGGGGACCCGTGCGCGGCGCTGCCGGACGGGTTCGCCGACCCGGCGCGCACCGCCACCGACGTGGTGGCCGCCGTCGCCGCCCCGCCGGCGCTGACCTTCGACGAGCCGCGCCGCACCGACTGGTCGCGGCTGTGGCTGCGGGCCGAGGCCGCGGCCCGCGCGGCGCTGGACGCGGTGCTGGACGAGCAGGAGACGCTCACCGAGCCGCGGCTGGCCCGCGACCTGGTGTCGCACCTGGCCGCGGGTTCGCTGCTGTTCGCGGGTTCGAGCATGCCCATCCGCGACCTGGACGCCACCATGCGCGCCCGCTGCGGGGTGCGCCTGGTCGGCAACCGGGGCGTGAGCGGCATCGACGGCACGGTGTCCACGGCGATCGGCGCCGCCCTGGCCCACCAGGCGGCCGACCCGGCCGCGGGGGCGTTCGCGCTGCTGGGCGACCTGGCGGTGCTGCACGACCAGAACGGGCTGATCATCGGGCCGGGGGAGCCGCGCCCGGACCTGGCGATCGTGGTGGTCAACAACGACGGCGGCGGGATCTTCTCCGGCCTGGAGCAGGCCGGGCACCCGGACTTCGAGCGGGTCTTCGGGACCCCGCACGGGGTGACGATGGAGCGGGTGGCGGCGATGGCGGACGTGCCCTACATCCACCTGGAGTGGGCCACCGACCTGCCCAAGGCACTCCTGGGGGAGGGGGTGCGCATCGTGGAGGTGCGCACCGACCGCGCCGAGAGCGCGGCCCTGCGCAGACGCCTGCAGACGGCGGTCGACGCGGCCCTGGCCGAGGCCCTGTAG
- a CDS encoding o-succinylbenzoate synthase, whose amino-acid sequence MTPSPDPAAETGPGAGRAFAIGLRNRFRGITVREGMLVRGPAGWGEFSPFAEYGPRECARWWAACHEAAHRGWPAPVRDRVAVNVTVPAVDPGRAHAIVAAGGCATAKVKVAERGQDPAEDLARVEAVRDAIGPSGKVRVDANGAWDVDTAVRMVRALDRYGLEYVEQPCATLDELAEVRRRVDVPVAADESVRRAEDPLKVRAADAADIVVLKVQPLGGVRAALRVAEACGLPVVVSSAVETSVGLAAGVALAAALPELPYACGLATMQMLTADVTADPLLPEDGYLPVRAVEVDEERLRAVETEPGPWRARAEAAIAADRRD is encoded by the coding sequence GTGACACCGTCCCCCGACCCCGCCGCGGAGACCGGCCCCGGAGCGGGCCGGGCCTTCGCCATCGGCCTGCGCAACCGGTTCCGCGGCATCACCGTGCGCGAGGGCATGCTGGTGCGCGGGCCCGCCGGGTGGGGCGAGTTCTCGCCCTTCGCCGAGTACGGCCCGCGCGAGTGCGCCCGCTGGTGGGCGGCCTGCCATGAGGCCGCCCACCGCGGGTGGCCCGCCCCCGTGCGCGACCGGGTCGCGGTCAACGTCACCGTCCCGGCCGTGGACCCCGGGCGGGCCCACGCCATCGTCGCCGCGGGCGGCTGCGCCACCGCCAAGGTGAAGGTCGCGGAGCGGGGCCAGGACCCCGCCGAGGACCTGGCCCGGGTGGAGGCGGTGCGCGACGCCATCGGCCCCTCGGGGAAGGTGCGCGTGGACGCCAACGGGGCCTGGGACGTGGACACCGCGGTGCGGATGGTCCGCGCCCTGGACCGGTACGGGCTGGAGTACGTCGAGCAGCCCTGTGCCACCCTGGACGAACTCGCCGAGGTGCGCCGCCGGGTGGACGTGCCGGTGGCCGCCGACGAGTCGGTCCGCCGAGCCGAGGACCCCCTGAAGGTGCGCGCCGCCGATGCCGCCGACATCGTCGTGCTCAAGGTGCAGCCCCTGGGCGGGGTGCGCGCCGCCCTGCGGGTCGCCGAGGCCTGCGGGCTGCCGGTGGTGGTCTCCAGCGCCGTCGAGACGTCGGTGGGCCTGGCCGCCGGGGTGGCGCTGGCCGCCGCCCTGCCGGAGCTGCCCTACGCGTGCGGCCTGGCGACCATGCAGATGCTCACCGCCGACGTCACCGCCGACCCGCTGCTGCCCGAGGACGGGTACCTGCCGGTACGGGCGGTGGAGGTCGACGAGGAGCGGCTGCGGGCGGTCGAGACCGAGCCCGGGCCCTGGCGCGCCCGCGCCGAGGCCGCCATCGCGGCCGACCGCCGGGATTGA
- a CDS encoding AMP-binding protein — protein sequence MASVNLPDVPDPTTADGPALRAAVGLEPDHLSDLLAAALEGGGPALMPVPAGTPDARVRELLGAMRPSSVLTPEGESPLEGGLPASPGTALVVTTSGSTGAPKGVELSAAALLASARASVARIGARPGDSWLCVLPAGHISGLQVMLRALVTGTGAVHAPFSAEGVLSLAEGLRPHVSLVPTQLRRLLAAGADLSVFGVILLGGAAAEPELLAAARAAGGRVVTTYGMSETCGGCVYDGVPLDGVGVATDAPGPDGSGRVLLSGPTLLTRYRTAPGAEPVPGPDTAADGTRVLRTNDLGRWDGERLEILGRMDEVINTGGHKVVPGQVNALIMADPSVAESVVVGRPDPEWGERVCAVVVPADPAAPPALEHLRAVVRDRLPAYAAPREVEVRDRLPMLASGKPDLVALRRG from the coding sequence GTGGCTTCCGTGAACCTTCCCGACGTCCCCGACCCGACGACCGCCGACGGCCCGGCGCTGCGCGCCGCCGTGGGGCTGGAGCCGGATCACCTGTCCGACCTGCTGGCCGCGGCGCTGGAGGGCGGGGGCCCGGCGCTGATGCCGGTGCCCGCCGGGACCCCGGACGCCCGGGTGCGCGAGCTGCTGGGGGCGATGCGCCCCTCCTCGGTGCTGACCCCCGAGGGGGAGTCGCCCCTGGAGGGCGGTCTGCCCGCCTCCCCCGGGACGGCCCTGGTGGTCACCACCTCCGGGTCGACGGGCGCGCCCAAGGGCGTGGAGCTGTCGGCCGCGGCGCTGCTCGCCTCGGCGCGGGCGTCGGTGGCGCGGATCGGGGCCCGGCCGGGCGACTCCTGGCTGTGCGTGCTGCCCGCCGGGCACATCTCCGGTCTACAGGTGATGCTGCGCGCCCTGGTCACGGGCACCGGGGCGGTGCACGCCCCGTTCTCGGCGGAGGGGGTGCTCTCCCTGGCGGAGGGGCTCCGCCCGCACGTGTCCCTGGTGCCGACCCAGCTGCGGCGGCTGCTGGCCGCGGGCGCGGACCTGTCGGTGTTCGGGGTGATCCTGCTGGGCGGCGCGGCCGCCGAGCCCGAGCTGCTGGCGGCGGCGCGCGCCGCCGGGGGCCGGGTGGTCACCACCTACGGCATGAGCGAGACCTGCGGCGGGTGCGTCTACGACGGCGTGCCCCTGGACGGGGTGGGGGTGGCGACCGACGCCCCGGGCCCGGACGGCTCCGGCCGGGTGCTGCTGTCGGGGCCGACCCTGCTCACCCGCTACCGGACCGCGCCGGGGGCGGAGCCGGTGCCGGGTCCGGACACCGCCGCCGACGGGACCCGGGTGCTGCGCACCAACGACCTGGGGCGCTGGGACGGGGAGCGGCTGGAGATCCTGGGCCGGATGGACGAGGTGATCAACACCGGCGGCCACAAGGTGGTGCCCGGGCAGGTCAACGCGCTGATCATGGCCGACCCGTCGGTGGCCGAATCGGTGGTGGTGGGCCGCCCCGACCCCGAGTGGGGCGAGCGGGTGTGCGCGGTGGTGGTGCCCGCCGACCCGGCCGCGCCGCCCGCCCTGGAACACCTGCGGGCGGTGGTCAGGGACCGGTTGCCCGCCTACGCGGCCCCGCGCGAGGTGGAGGTGCGCGACCGGCTGCCGATGCTGGCCTCGGGCAAACCGGACCTGGTGGCGCTGCGCCGCGGCTGA
- a CDS encoding helix-turn-helix domain-containing protein — protein sequence MTDYQTARASLGIRLRELREEAGLSGRELAARLGWHPSKVSKLEHGKQTAALEDLRSWARVCGLPEAAEGLAAQLRSLETHYANWRRLLAGGHEPLQRSNAPLDAATRHFRILETACVPGLLQTADYAAFMFRRGVRHHRTPEDIDKAVRARMARQDVLDAPGKRFEILIWEPALRIRLGPDPVMAGQLSRVASEITRRRADIGVIPMGASMDVVPSHGFWIFDGKQVLVETIGAELSLTEDLATEPYRRAFAELSAAALRGPRAVRLVQAIGRDLST from the coding sequence ATGACCGACTACCAGACCGCCCGTGCCTCCCTCGGTATCCGCCTGCGCGAACTCCGGGAGGAGGCCGGGCTGTCCGGCCGCGAGCTGGCCGCGCGTCTGGGCTGGCACCCTTCCAAGGTGTCGAAGCTGGAGCACGGCAAGCAGACGGCCGCCCTGGAGGATCTCCGGTCATGGGCGCGGGTGTGCGGACTCCCGGAGGCGGCGGAGGGGCTGGCGGCGCAACTGCGGTCGTTGGAGACGCACTACGCGAACTGGCGCCGCCTGCTCGCCGGAGGGCACGAACCGCTCCAGCGCTCCAACGCACCCCTGGACGCCGCGACGCGTCATTTCCGCATCCTCGAAACCGCGTGCGTGCCGGGCCTTCTCCAGACGGCGGACTACGCGGCGTTCATGTTCCGCCGGGGGGTGCGCCACCACCGCACCCCTGAGGACATCGACAAGGCGGTCCGCGCCCGCATGGCCCGCCAGGACGTCCTGGACGCCCCCGGCAAACGGTTCGAGATCCTCATCTGGGAACCGGCCCTGCGGATCAGGTTGGGGCCGGACCCGGTCATGGCCGGGCAGCTGTCCCGTGTCGCCTCGGAGATCACCCGGCGCCGGGCCGACATCGGCGTCATCCCCATGGGGGCGAGCATGGACGTGGTCCCCTCCCACGGGTTCTGGATCTTCGACGGGAAGCAGGTCCTGGTGGAGACCATCGGTGCCGAGCTGTCCCTGACCGAGGACCTCGCGACCGAGCCCTACCGGCGCGCGTTCGCCGAACTCTCCGCCGCGGCCCTGCGCGGCCCCCGTGCCGTGCGGCTCGTCCAGGCCATCGGCCGGGACCTGTCGACGTGA